In Gossypium arboreum isolate Shixiya-1 chromosome 5, ASM2569848v2, whole genome shotgun sequence, a single genomic region encodes these proteins:
- the LOC108487537 gene encoding uncharacterized protein LOC108487537 yields the protein MKLLRRSSSKGGRSKPNEVCKRHPKHRQSPGVCSLCLIDKLSKLPSPPHCTSTSRSATKLADSNCSPLSSSSSLSSPCSSASDSALYSSSSSPMHRYRFGKDRGAGSSFSLLWFSGKNLLTKSRSVAFVSRIENNGYDDKKKKINGGFLSKLIH from the coding sequence ATGAAGTTATTGAGAAGATCATCATCAAAGGGTGGGCGATCCAAGCCCAATGAAGTTTGCAAAAGACACCCAAAGCATCGCCAATCTCCGGGGGTTTGTTCACTTTGTTTAATCGACAAACTCTCTAAGTTACCATCACCACCTCATTGCACTTCCACTAGTCGTAGTGCTACTAAACTTGCAGATTCCAATTGTTCTCcattatcatcatcttcttctttgtCATCTCCCTGTTCTTCAGCTTCAGATTCAGCTTTATATTCTTCTTCTTCGTCTCCTATGCATCGTTATCGTTTTGGTAAAGATCGGGGTGCGGGCTCTTCGTTTTCTTTGTTATGGTTCAGTGGGAAGAATTTACTCACTAAAAGCAGATCAGTAGCTTTTGTTTCGAGAATCGAAAACAATGGTTATGATGataagaagaagaagatcaaTGGTGGGTTCTTGTCAAAGTTAATACATTAA